From Plasmodium knowlesi strain H genome assembly, contig: PKNH_00_85, whole genome shotgun sequence, the proteins below share one genomic window:
- a CDS encoding SICAvar, type I (fragment), whose amino-acid sequence DEITKVVDDELTKLIGHITDDKKWEDVAEHCKNVGSSSDDTDGEKRAKQKACKLFALGLKHISKITDDTNNDSVPLRKTMMCAALNLYADQLINNATDQCPLDNEKLDQAIQHAFSKSKDIMGNGSPSCPSGTKDPNSCFVCKRENAFANCQIGSNATDKVGGKMTDLLKQNNDDTKMNKTLSEINKIETFCTQVQCAIKQELRRRSKLSNGESPSW is encoded by the coding sequence gaTGAAATAACTAAGGTGGTTGATGATGAATTAACGAAACTTATAGGACATATTACGGATGATAAGAAATGGGAAGACGTTGCCGAACACTGCAAGAACGTCGGTTCGTCGTCAGACGACACCgacggagaaaaaagagcaaagcaaaaagcttgtaagctttttgctttaggtttaaaacacatttctaaAATTACTGACGACACCAACAACGATTCTGTACCACTTAgaaaaactatgatgtgcgcagcacttaatctttatgctgatcaattaataaACAATGCAACAGATCAATGTCCTTtagataatgaaaaattggATCAGGCAATACAACACGCTTTTAGTAAAAGTAAAGACATTATGGGGAATGGATCACCCTCATGCCCATCTGGTACTAAGGatcctaattcttgttttgtttgcaaaagagaaaacgCTTTTGCCAATTGTCAAATTGGCAGCAATGCCACTGACAAAGtagggggaaaaatgacCGACCTCCTCAAACAGAACAACGATGAcaccaaaatgaacaaaaccTTGTccgaaataaataaaatagaaactttctgtactcaagtccaatgtgcTATAAAACAAGAACTTaggagaagaagtaaacTTTCAAATGGGGAATcaccatcttgg